Proteins from a single region of Chlorocebus sabaeus isolate Y175 chromosome 25, mChlSab1.0.hap1, whole genome shotgun sequence:
- the SELL gene encoding L-selectin: MGCRRTREGPSKAMIFPRKCQSTQRDLWNIFKLWGWTMLCCDFLAHHGTNCWTYHYSENPMNWQKARRFCRENYTDLVAIQNKAEIEYLEKTLPFSPSYYWIGIRKIGGIWTWVGTNKSLTQEAENWGDGEPNNKKNKEDCVEIYIKRKKDAGKWNDDACHKPKAALCYTASCQPWSCSGHGECVEIINNYTCNCDVGYYGPQCQFVIQCEPLEPPKLGTMDCTHPLGDFSFSSQCAFNCSEGTNLTGIEETTCGPFGNWSSPEPTCQVIQCEPLSAPDLGIMNCSHSLASFSFTSACTFSCSEGTELIGEKKTICESSGIWSNPNPICQKLDRSFSMIKEGDYNPLFIPVAVMVTAFSGLAFIIWLARRLKKGKKSKKSMDDPY, from the exons ATGGGCTgcagaagaactagagaaggacCAAGCAAAGCCATG ATATTTCCACGGAAATGTCAGAGCACCCAGAGGGACTTATGGAACATCTTCAAGTTGTGGGGGTGGACAATGCTCTGCTGTG ATTTCCTGGCACATCATGGAACCAACTGCTGGACTTACCATTATTCTGAAAATCCCATGAACTGGCAAAAGGCTAGAAGATTCTGCCGAGAGAATTACACAGATTTAGTTGCCATACAAAACAAGGCAGAAATTGAGTATCTGGAGAAGACTCTGCCTTTCAGTCCTTCTTACTACTGGATAGGAATCCGGAAGATAGGAGGCATATGGACGTGGGTGGGAACCAACAAATCTCTCACTCAAGAAGCAGAGAACTGGGGAGATGGGGAGcccaacaacaagaaaaacaaggaGGACTGCGTGGAGATCTatatcaagagaaagaaagatgcgGGCAAATGGAATGATGACGCCTGCCACAAACCAAAGGCAGCCCTCTGTTACACAG CTTCTTGCCAGCCCTGGTCATGCAGTGGCCATGGAGAATGTGTAGAAATCATCAATAATTACACCTGCAACTGTGATGTGGGGTACTATGGGCCCCAGTGTCAGTTTG TGATTCAGTGTGAGCCTTTGGAGCCCCCAAAGCTGGGTACCATGGACTGTACTCACCCTTTGGGAGACTTCAGCTTCAGCTCACAGTGTGCCTTCAACTGCTCTGAGGGAACAAACTTAACTGGGATTGAAGAAACCACTTGTGGACCATTTGGAAACTGGTCATCTCCAGAACCAACCTGTCAAG tgATTCAGTGTGAGCCTCTATCAGCACCAGATTTGGGGATCATGAACTGTAGTCACTCCCTGGCCAGCTTCAGCTTTACCTCTGCATGTACGTTCAGCTGCTCAGAAGGAACTGAGCTAATTGGGGAGAAGAAAACCATTTGTGAGTCGTCTGGAATCTGGTCAAATCCTAATCCAATATGTCAAA AATTGGACAGAAGTTTCTCAATGATTAAGGAGGGTGATTATAACCCCCTCTTCATTCCAGTGGCAGTCATGGTTACTGCATTCTCTGGGTTGGCATTTATCATTTGGCTGGCAAGGAGATTAAAAAAAG GCAAGAAATCCAAGAAAAG tatggATGACCCATATTAA